A genomic window from Rattus norvegicus strain BN/NHsdMcwi chromosome 9, GRCr8, whole genome shotgun sequence includes:
- the Pgk2 gene encoding phosphoglycerate kinase 2, which yields MALSSKLTLDKVDVKEKRVIMRVDFNVPMKNNQITNNQRIKAAIPSIKYCLDNGATSVVLMSHLGRPDGIPMPDKYSLQPVAAELKSLLNKDVIFLKDCVGSEIEKACANPGKGSVILLENLRFHVEEEGKGKDASGQKITAEPDKVEAFRASLSKLGDVYVNDAFGTAHRAHSSMVGINLPQKASGFLMKKELDYFSKVLEKPERPFLAILGGAKVTDKIQLIKNMLDKVNFMIIGGAMAFTFLKELKNMKIGASLFDEDGAKIVKEIMDKAEKNGVKITFPVDFVTGDKFDEHAKVGQATVESGIPSGWMGLDCGPESIKNNAQIVAQAKLIVWNGPLGVFEWDGFAKGTKALMDEVVKATSNGCITIIGGGDTATCCAKWNTEDKVSHVSTGGGASLELLEGKTLPGVEALSNM from the coding sequence ATGGCTCTTTCTAGTAAGTTGACTCTGGACAAAGTGGATGTTAAGGAAAAAAGAGTCATCATGAGAGTAGATTTCAACGTTCCCATGAAGAATAACCAAATTACAAACAACCAGAGAATCAAGGCTGCCATCCCAAGCATCAAATACTGTCTGGACAATGGAGCCACGTCCGTAGTTCTCATGAGTCACCTCGGCCGGCCTGATGGTATCCCCATGCCGGACAAATACTCATTACAGCCTGTTGCTGCTGAGCTCAAGTCCCTACTGAACAAGGACGTTATATTCTTAAAGGACTGTGTGGGCTCTGAAATAGAGAAAGCCTGTGCCAACCCAGGTAAAGGCTCTGTAATCCTTCTGGAGAACCTGCGCTTTCatgtggaggaagaagggaagggtaaAGATGCTTCTGGACAAAAGATTACCGCTGAGCCTGATAAAGTGGAAGCCTTCCGAGCTTCACTGTCCAAACTCGGTGATGTCTACGTCAACGATGCTTTTGGCACTGCACATCGGGCTCACAGTTCCATGGTGGGAATAAATTTGCCCCagaaggcatctgggttcctcATGAAGAAGGAGCTAGATTATTTTTCCAAGGTCTTAGAAAAGCCAGAGAGGCCCTTCCTGGCTATTCTTGGTGGAGCCAAAGTGACAGACAAGATCCAACTTATCAAAAATATGTTAGACAAAGTCAATTTCATGATTATTGGTGGTGCGATGGCTTTCACCTTCctgaaagaactcaagaacatGAAGATTGGTGCTTCCTTGTTTGATGAAGACGGAGCCAAGATCGTCAAAGAGATCATGGACAAGGCAGAAAAGAATGGCGTAAAGATAACCTTTCCTGTTGACTTTGTTACCGGTGACAAGTTTGATGAGCATGCTAAAGTTGGACAAGCCACTGTAGAATCTGGTATACCATCTGGCTGGATGGGTTTGGATTGCGGCCCTGAGAGCATTAAAAACAATGCTCAAATTGTGGCCCAAGCAAAGCTGATTGTTTGGAATGGACCTCTGGGGGTATTTGAATGGGATGGCTTTGCTAAGGGAACCAAAGCCCTCATGGATGAAGTTGTAAAGGCCACCTCCAATGGCTGTATCACCATCATAGGAGGCGGGGACACTGCTACTTGCTGTGCCAAATGGAACACTGAAGACAAGGTCAGCCATGTGAGCACAGGAGGCGGGGCAAGTCTtgagcttctggaaggcaaaacCCTTCCAGGGGTAGAGGCCCTCAGCAACATGTAA